A region from the bacterium genome encodes:
- a CDS encoding replication-associated recombination protein A codes for MELFSKPTAEEKRELVPLADRMRPKSLDEFVGQEHLLAPGKVLRRAIETKQIQSMIFWGPPGTGKTTLAFILARAIDAQFIAFSAVISGIKEIKEVIAAAEDQLRFHHKKTILFIDEIHRFNKAQQDAFLPHVERGTIILIGATTENPSFEVISALLSRCRVYVLNPLTEAQIELILNRAILDKERGLGNLKLEIAPDVLKYIATFSNGDARTALNIIELAVMTAEPAQDGTRHITVELTKEAMQKKTLLYDKMGEEHYNLISALHKSMRGSDPNAALYWLARMLEAGEDPLYIARRIVRFASEDIGNADPQALSIAIAAKEAVDFIGMPEGNTALAQAVIYMATAPKSNAVYTAYSAAQRDVRETEAEPVPLHIRNAPTKLMSDLGYGKGYQYDHNAPEHYAGQEFFPDNLKGRVYYHPSDFGFEKEIKKRIEYWSRLKARLQQERTNSTLQNQNAK; via the coding sequence ATGGAATTATTTTCAAAACCGACCGCTGAAGAAAAACGTGAGCTGGTGCCACTTGCCGACCGGATGCGACCGAAATCGTTGGATGAATTTGTTGGACAAGAACATCTCCTTGCCCCGGGGAAAGTTCTTCGGCGTGCGATTGAGACCAAACAAATCCAGTCAATGATATTCTGGGGTCCTCCGGGAACAGGAAAAACAACGTTAGCATTTATTCTCGCTCGGGCGATTGATGCGCAATTCATTGCATTTTCTGCGGTTATTTCCGGCATTAAAGAAATTAAAGAAGTTATCGCCGCTGCGGAAGACCAACTCCGGTTCCATCATAAGAAAACTATCCTTTTCATAGATGAAATCCATCGGTTTAACAAAGCGCAACAAGATGCATTTTTACCGCATGTCGAACGCGGGACGATTATCCTCATCGGCGCGACTACAGAAAATCCGTCGTTTGAAGTTATCTCGGCGCTGTTATCCCGATGTCGGGTCTATGTTCTCAATCCGTTAACTGAAGCGCAGATTGAGTTGATTTTGAATCGCGCGATATTGGATAAAGAACGTGGACTCGGCAATCTCAAATTAGAAATCGCTCCGGACGTCTTGAAATATATCGCGACATTTTCCAACGGCGATGCACGAACTGCATTAAATATTATCGAATTAGCGGTTATGACCGCTGAACCAGCTCAAGATGGAACGCGCCATATCACTGTTGAGTTAACGAAAGAAGCGATGCAGAAGAAAACGCTTCTCTACGATAAAATGGGAGAAGAGCATTATAATCTCATTTCTGCATTGCATAAGAGCATGCGCGGGTCTGACCCGAACGCCGCGTTATATTGGTTAGCGCGGATGTTAGAAGCAGGTGAAGACCCGTTGTATATTGCGCGTCGTATTGTTCGGTTTGCTTCCGAAGATATTGGAAACGCTGACCCGCAAGCGTTATCTATCGCCATTGCGGCAAAAGAAGCGGTCGATTTTATCGGAATGCCGGAAGGGAATACCGCACTCGCACAAGCGGTAATCTATATGGCGACTGCGCCGAAATCGAATGCGGTTTATACTGCATATTCCGCAGCCCAGCGTGATGTCCGCGAAACTGAAGCTGAACCGGTTCCCTTGCATATTCGGAATGCGCCAACGAAATTAATGAGTGACCTTGGGTATGGCAAAGGGTATCAATACGACCATAATGCTCCTGAACATTATGCAGGTCAGGAATTTTTTCCGGATAACCTCAAGGGTAGGGTATATTATCATCCATCCGATTTCGGATTCGAAAAAGAAATCAAAAAACGTATCGAATACTGGTCTCGCCTCAAAGCTCGATTACAACAAGAACGCACAAACTCTACTTTGCAAAATCAAAACGCCAAATAA
- a CDS encoding ATP-dependent DNA helicase produces MTLTDIFAPNGLLSQRMRGYEHRPEQIAMAERIEQAILKNEHLIVEAGTGVGKSLAYLIPFILWALDKKKRIIISTYTKTLQHQLLEKDLPAIRQALRLEVNAELCLGNENYLCLRRFERTDSRGSFLDLHTARQFNKLVTWCKETQTGIKMELEFTIPDELWESVCRFSDLCLGKNCPRYSACFYFKARKAQYFAQILIVNHHLYFANLISNESLLPKYDAIVFDEAHNLEDVATDFLGIHLSSSFTNYLLSSIYNPRTNRGLINRLNELDKTISTELQQAVADAQTASDTFFTSWIVKLGQPPIKKRITKSFLVMDTLQEPFKHLSKLLHQVAKQTDNIDDRIELEAYANRCLEIPQSAESFLAMEDADNIVYWVEIEGKRKRMNVTCRSAPIHLGPELNKLIWQKVSPIVFTSATLATDRTFTYFKDRLGLKSAQELLLDSPFDYANNVLLYTNRNGIDPGLDPEKYVQESVEKIKEILLATNGKAFVLFTSYKMLDSAFELLAPQLQQFNIMRQGDAPRERLLKEFKKDINSVLFGTTTFWQGVDVPGEALQCVIITKLPFDVPDEPIIEARIQRLREEGQNPFYAFQVPQAIIMFKQGFGRLIRNKTDIGVVAILDPRLHTKSYGKLFLNSLPKCRNVHQIHEISSFFHKQ; encoded by the coding sequence ATGACTCTTACGGATATTTTTGCACCAAATGGTCTTCTCTCCCAAAGGATGCGGGGATACGAACATCGACCGGAACAAATTGCTATGGCAGAACGGATTGAACAAGCGATTCTGAAAAATGAACATCTGATTGTTGAAGCAGGAACCGGCGTCGGAAAAAGTCTCGCTTATCTCATTCCGTTTATTTTATGGGCACTTGATAAGAAAAAAAGAATTATTATTTCCACCTATACAAAAACATTACAACATCAACTACTTGAAAAAGATTTGCCTGCAATTCGACAAGCGTTACGGCTCGAGGTTAACGCAGAACTCTGCCTAGGAAACGAAAACTATTTATGCTTACGTCGATTCGAACGAACAGATTCACGAGGTTCCTTTTTAGATCTCCATACGGCACGACAGTTTAATAAACTGGTTACCTGGTGTAAAGAAACACAAACCGGAATTAAAATGGAATTAGAGTTCACCATACCTGATGAACTCTGGGAAAGTGTATGCCGTTTCAGTGATCTCTGTTTAGGGAAAAACTGTCCGCGGTATTCCGCATGTTTCTATTTTAAAGCGCGCAAAGCGCAATATTTCGCGCAAATTCTTATTGTCAATCATCATTTATATTTCGCAAATTTAATTAGTAACGAATCCCTACTACCGAAATATGATGCGATAGTTTTTGACGAAGCACATAATCTCGAAGACGTTGCAACTGATTTTCTTGGTATCCATTTATCTTCTTCATTTACAAACTATTTATTAAGTTCTATCTATAATCCACGGACCAATCGTGGTTTAATAAACCGACTTAACGAACTTGATAAAACTATTTCAACTGAACTTCAGCAAGCGGTAGCAGATGCTCAAACCGCTTCGGATACCTTTTTCACTTCTTGGATAGTCAAGCTCGGTCAGCCGCCGATAAAGAAAAGAATAACAAAATCGTTTCTGGTTATGGATACTTTACAAGAGCCATTCAAACATCTTTCGAAACTCTTGCATCAGGTAGCAAAACAAACTGATAATATTGACGATCGCATTGAGCTTGAAGCGTATGCGAATCGATGCCTTGAAATCCCGCAATCTGCAGAATCGTTTTTAGCAATGGAAGATGCAGATAATATTGTTTATTGGGTTGAAATTGAAGGGAAGCGGAAACGTATGAATGTTACTTGCCGTAGTGCGCCAATACATCTCGGTCCGGAACTTAACAAGCTCATTTGGCAAAAAGTTTCACCGATTGTATTCACCTCTGCTACGTTAGCGACTGATCGCACCTTCACGTATTTCAAAGACCGATTAGGGTTAAAATCAGCTCAGGAACTATTACTCGATTCTCCATTCGATTATGCGAATAATGTTCTCTTATATACCAATCGCAATGGAATTGATCCCGGACTCGACCCAGAAAAATATGTTCAGGAATCGGTAGAAAAAATTAAAGAGATTCTCCTAGCAACAAACGGGAAAGCGTTCGTTTTATTTACCAGCTATAAAATGCTCGACAGCGCGTTTGAATTGCTTGCTCCGCAACTGCAACAATTTAACATTATGCGGCAAGGAGATGCACCTCGAGAACGGTTGTTGAAAGAATTTAAAAAAGACATCAATTCGGTATTATTCGGGACGACAACCTTTTGGCAGGGAGTAGATGTTCCGGGAGAAGCGCTCCAATGTGTTATCATCACAAAACTACCGTTTGACGTTCCGGATGAGCCGATTATTGAAGCGCGAATTCAACGATTACGGGAAGAAGGGCAGAATCCGTTTTATGCGTTCCAAGTTCCGCAAGCAATTATTATGTTTAAACAAGGGTTCGGCCGTTTGATTCGGAATAAAACCGATATCGGCGTTGTCGCTATCCTCGACCCAAGATTACACACCAAATCCTACGGCAAGCTATTCCTTAACTCTCTCCCCAAATGCAGAAATGTTCACCAGATTCATGAAATCTCATCTTTTTTTCATAAGCAGTAG